The DNA window CGGTGGTGACCAGCAACAGATCCGGCGCGCTGGCGATGACGCCTTCCTGCGACAGCGGGCGGTAGCGGTCAAAGCCCTGCATGGCGTTTTTCAGGCCGGCGGCGGCGATCACTGCGTCGGCGGCGGTGTGTTGGCCGGCGGCCATCGGCGTAATGCCGCCGTGGCTCATCACGAACAACACCTTGACCGGCAGCGGGGAGGTATCGACCGCCGCCAGCTGTTGTTGATAGCGTTCGCTCAGCTGTTTGCCTTGCTCAACGCGTTGCAACGCGGCGGCGATCGTAGCGATTTTCTGCGGCACCGCCTGCAGGGTGGTGTCACCCGGCACGCTGACCACGTTGACGCCGCTGTCCGCCAGCTGTTTGAGCACCAGCGCCGGTTGTGCCAGCTCGGTCGTCAGCACCAGCGTCGGCTTCAGCGCCAAAATGCCTTCGGCATTCAGCTGGCGCATATAGCCGACGTCCGGCAGCTTTTTCACCGCTTCCGGATGCAGACTGGTGCTGTCGCGGGCGATCACCTCGTCGCCGGCGCCGAGCGCGAAGGCGATTTCCGTCACGTCGCCGCCGATCGAGACGATGCGCTGCGCCGCCGCCGCGGTGAGCGGCAGCGCCAGCGACATCATCAACGCCAGGCGGCGGATCAAGGAAGATTTCATGCGGCGATGTCCTTGGCGGCGAGCGCGGCAACCTGCTCGCGCCACTGGGTTTGTTCCGGCTGGCCTTCGGTACGCTGGCCATACAGCTGCGCGATCTGCGTGCCGTCGGCGGCGAACAGCTCCAGGCTGGTGACGATGCCGTCCTTGGTCGGTTTGCGGGTGATCCAGCTTTCGGCGATGGCGTCTTCGATCAGGTGCAGCGTGAAGCGACGGTTGAACACGTTGATCCAGCCTTCCTGCGGCATCAAACGTTCGATCTGACCGGTGAAGATCTGCACGCAACCGCGGTTGCCGACGAAGATCATGATCTCGTTTTGCTGCTGCTGCGCCGCTTCCAGCAGCTGTGACAGCGCGCTGTTGTCCACCTGGTAGGCCAGATCGTCGCCGACGGCGCGGAACGCCTGCTGGCGGGTCAGCTTGTTGCGGCTCAGCAGCTGGAAGAACTGGTGAACGTCGGTCATCGCGCGCCACTCACCGTCGATTTTGGCATGATCCTGCTTCGTTTCATCCGCGGTGCTCGCCTCGGCGGGCTGCAGCGCCAGCGCCGGGTTTTCTTCGCTCAGGTGGCGCTCCACCAGTGCCATCCAGGCCGGCAGGTCGGTTTCTTCGGTGGTGTAGACCTTGTGCAGCGCATCGCCCTGTTGGTCGAAGAACTGGATGCTGTGGCGCACGCCACGCTTGTTGGTTTCGCTCATGGCGAAAACGCTGGTCCAGTGGTTTAGGAACAGGCGCAGATCCAGCTCGCGCGGGTTGAGGATCAACCCGGCATGGCCGTTGAGGTGCTGGTTGCGGTAGCGGCCCATCTGCTCATGCACCGCATAGCTGTTGCGGGTGATGGACTTGGTGACGCCGACCTGCTCAAGCTCGGTCAGCAGGGTGCGCGCGTCGGCCTGCAGGCGGCGGGTGTCGTGGCCGACGCGGGCGTGCGTCAGCTCCGCTTCGCTGACGCCGAGGATCGCCGCCAGATCGCGGGCGTATTTGCCGGGGTGATCGATTTTAGCCTGTTGGTAGCGTTCGTATAGGGTATTGCTCATGCGGGGTTCTCCTGCGCTGTAATGCGAACGGCGGACAACCGGGTTGTCCGCCAGATAGTCAAATGATTACCACTGGTAGCTGACCAGCAGTTTGGCGTTGCGGCCATCCTGCGGGACGCCCTGCGGCGAGTAATATTCTTTGTCGAAGGCGTTGCCCAGCACCACGGTGGTGGTCATGCCCTGCAGCCGATCGCGGCCCTTGTAGCTCAGATAGAAGTCGTTGACGCCATAGCCGGCTTGTTCGGCCGTGCCGGTCTCTACGCGCGTCGCGCGTTCGGTAAAGGTGGCGACCCAGCCGGCAGACAGACCGGTTTCGCCCAGCGGCACGTCCAGCGAGCTGGTGACGGTGTCTGGATTGATGCTGCTTAACCAGTCACCGGTCGTTTCATTTTTGCCACGGGTACGGTTATAAGCCAAATCCCAGCCGAACCATGGTGTTTTATAGCTGAGCGTAGCGTCCCATCCCCAGATTTTGGCGCGATCGATATTGGTCGAGAATGTGGTGCAACTGATGCAATAAGGACCCCGCGGACCGCGACCCAGTTCCATCGTGACATCGGTGGTGATGTAGTCCTTGGCTTTGGTATCGAAATAGCTGGCTTTGAACTGCAGGCTATCATCGGCCAGCATCAAATCATCGAAACGCAGACCAAACCCGTACTCTTGGGTTTCGTTGGTTTCCGGTTTCAAATTCGGGTTAGGCACCCAATAGTTGGTGATGGTGGTTGGTCCCATTGGAATTGAGAAGTGCTTGGCGTCGTTGTACATCTCACCCATCGTCGGCGCGCGGAACGCCTGAGAATAGGAGCCGAACAGCATCAGCCAGTCGGTAGGCGTAATACTGACCGCACCGCGAGAGGACCATTTGTCCGCATCCACATCGGCATAGCCGTCGCTTGAGCCTTTGTAATTGTCATACCGGGTGCCGGCGAGCAGAGTGACAGGCAGATCGCGCAGCGTGATTTCATCCTGCAGCCAGCCTGAAGCGAAATTGATTTTTGCTTGTGGGAAACTTTCGGTAGCGCCGCCCGGTGTTTGTTCCTGTTTGTAGGCCTCGGTGCCGTAGGTCAGTAGGTGCGAGGCGAAAGTATCCGCAAACAGGCGCGTTCGGTTTTCGAGTTTGGCGCCTTTCGTGGTTTGTTTGCGTGCTTCATCTTCACTGCCATTGGCGTGAGCGTTAATTTTCACGTCTGAATAATACACTTTCGCTTCCGCATCCAGCCAATCTTGGCCGGCTGGTTTCAGTTTGTAACTCAGTGCCGCGT is part of the Serratia marcescens genome and encodes:
- a CDS encoding hemin-degrading factor, whose product is MSNTLYERYQQAKIDHPGKYARDLAAILGVSEAELTHARVGHDTRRLQADARTLLTELEQVGVTKSITRNSYAVHEQMGRYRNQHLNGHAGLILNPRELDLRLFLNHWTSVFAMSETNKRGVRHSIQFFDQQGDALHKVYTTEETDLPAWMALVERHLSEENPALALQPAEASTADETKQDHAKIDGEWRAMTDVHQFFQLLSRNKLTRQQAFRAVGDDLAYQVDNSALSQLLEAAQQQQNEIMIFVGNRGCVQIFTGQIERLMPQEGWINVFNRRFTLHLIEDAIAESWITRKPTKDGIVTSLELFAADGTQIAQLYGQRTEGQPEQTQWREQVAALAAKDIAA
- a CDS encoding heme/hemin ABC transporter substrate-binding protein — encoded protein: MKSSLIRRLALMMSLALPLTAAAAQRIVSIGGDVTEIAFALGAGDEVIARDSTSLHPEAVKKLPDVGYMRQLNAEGILALKPTLVLTTELAQPALVLKQLADSGVNVVSVPGDTTLQAVPQKIATIAAALQRVEQGKQLSERYQQQLAAVDTSPLPVKVLFVMSHGGITPMAAGQHTAADAVIAAAGLKNAMQGFDRYRPLSQEGVIASAPDLLLVTTDGVRTLGGEQQLWTLPGLALTPAGKQRRVLIVDDMALLGFGLETPAALAKLRHAAEQK
- a CDS encoding TonB-dependent hemoglobin/transferrin/lactoferrin family receptor; the encoded protein is MPLTFSTRLRFSALSLAIACALPTVALAQNTSTTSSSNAAPAKKAKAADETMTVVATGNQRSSFEAPMMVTVIEGNSPESQTAGTAADMLRRVPGITVTGSGRSNGQDLMMRGYDRRGVLTLVDGIRQGTDTGHINGTFLDPALVKRIEVVRGPSALLYGSGALGGVVSYETVDAADLLLPGHDRGFRVYGTAASGDHSLGMGASAYGKTDNLDGLLSFGTRDVGNLRQGNGFDAPNDETISNVLAKGTWKIDDNQSLSGNLRYYNNNAQEPKNPQTPASSSGNLMTDRSTIQRDAALSYKLKPAGQDWLDAEAKVYYSDVKINAHANGSEDEARKQTTKGAKLENRTRLFADTFASHLLTYGTEAYKQEQTPGGATESFPQAKINFASGWLQDEITLRDLPVTLLAGTRYDNYKGSSDGYADVDADKWSSRGAVSITPTDWLMLFGSYSQAFRAPTMGEMYNDAKHFSIPMGPTTITNYWVPNPNLKPETNETQEYGFGLRFDDLMLADDSLQFKASYFDTKAKDYITTDVTMELGRGPRGPYCISCTTFSTNIDRAKIWGWDATLSYKTPWFGWDLAYNRTRGKNETTGDWLSSINPDTVTSSLDVPLGETGLSAGWVATFTERATRVETGTAEQAGYGVNDFYLSYKGRDRLQGMTTTVVLGNAFDKEYYSPQGVPQDGRNAKLLVSYQW